Genomic window (Gemmatimonadaceae bacterium):
GGGCGTCGACGTCGCCCCGTTCACCGTGAGCGCGCACGCCAACCGCGTCGCCACCGAGAACGGGCACATGGTCTGCCTGTCCGTCTCCTTCCTCAAGAAGGCGACTGCCGATGAGGCGCTTGCCGCGCTGCGCGCCTGGCGCGGCGAGGCTGTCGTGCACGGCCTTCCATCGGCCCCCACATTCCCGTTGGTGGTGACGGACGCCGCCGATCGTCCGCAGACGCGACGCGACGTCGGCGCCGGGCGCGGAATGACGGTCACGGTGGGGCGCGTGCGCCCCGACCCGATTTTCGACGTGAAGCTCGTCGCGCTGGGCCACAACACGATCCGCGGTGCAGCTGGCGGGTCGATCCTCAACGCCGAAGTCCTCGCCGCGCAGGGGGCGTTCGACACCGCATGATCGTCGTCAAGTTCGGCGGGACGTCGGTTGGCGATACCGCGGCCATCGAGCGCCTGACGGAGATCGTGCGCGGCAAGCTGCCGCGCCGGCCCATCGTCATCGTCTCGGCGATGGGCGGGGCCACGAATGCCCTCATCGCCATCGCCGAACAGGCCGCCGATGGGCAGCTCATCAGCGCCATTCGCGGCGTCGAGGCGCTGCGCGAGCGACACCTCGACACCGCCGAGCAACTGCTGGGCAACGCCCCCGAAGTGCACGACCTGAGCGCCGAGTTGAGCGCGACCTTCGACGAATTGGCCTCGCTCGCCGAGGCGCTGTCGGTGCTTGGGCACGCCACGCCGCGTTCCAAGGACGCCATCGCCGCCAAAGGGGAAATGCTGTCGTCGATCCTGGTCGCGGCGGCGCTTGCGGCGCGCGGCATCCCCGCGGAACATGTCGACGCGACGACGGTGATGATCACCGGCGACCAGTTCGAGCGGGCGGAGCCTCGCCCCGACAGGATCGCCGAGGCGTCGCAGAAGATCCTGCGCCCCATTGTCGAGCGCGGAGGTGTCCCCGTCCTCGGCGGCTACATCGGCTCCACCGAGCAGGGGATCGTCACCACGCTCGGGCGCGGGGGCTCCGACTTCTCGGCGTCGCTGTTCGGCGCCGCGTTAGGCGCCGACGCCATCGAGATCTGGACCGATGTGGACGGGATGCTCACCGCCGACCCGCGCGTCGTGAAGGGGGCGCAGCTCATCGAGCGCATCGGCTTCAACGAGGCCAGCGAGCTGGCCTCGTTCGGGGCCAAGGTGCTGCATCCGAGCACGATCAGCCCCGCCGTGCGGCTGGGGATCCCCGTCTACATCTACAACTCGCGCAACCCGACCGGGGCAGGAACGCTCATCACTTTCGACGCGCCCAAGCGTTCCGTGAGCGCGCTCGCCGGGAAGCAGGGGGTCACGGTGATCAAGGTGCGCAGCCCGCGCATGCTCCTGCAGCACGGCTTCCTGCGCACGCTGTTCGAGGTCTTCGACCGCCACCGCACCTCGGTCGATGTCGTGGCGACGTCGGAGGTGAGCGTGAGCGTAACGATCGATGCTGCAACGCACCTCGATACGCTCGTGGTCGACCTCTCGCACCTGGGCGACGTCTCCGTCGAGCGCAATCGCGGGATCGTGGCGATCGTCGGCGCCGGGCTCACCGAGTCCAGCGAGGCGATGTCGCGCGCCCTGGCCTCGCTCAAGTCGCTGCGCGTGCACATGCTTTCGCTCAGCGCGAGCGGGATCAACCTCACGATGCTCGTCGATGGCGACCAGGTGGGTGAGGCCATGCGGCGGCTGCACGAGGAGTTCTTCACCACCGGCGCGAGCTGAGCATGCGCCTCCT
Coding sequences:
- the lysC gene encoding lysine-sensitive aspartokinase 3 — translated: MIVVKFGGTSVGDTAAIERLTEIVRGKLPRRPIVIVSAMGGATNALIAIAEQAADGQLISAIRGVEALRERHLDTAEQLLGNAPEVHDLSAELSATFDELASLAEALSVLGHATPRSKDAIAAKGEMLSSILVAAALAARGIPAEHVDATTVMITGDQFERAEPRPDRIAEASQKILRPIVERGGVPVLGGYIGSTEQGIVTTLGRGGSDFSASLFGAALGADAIEIWTDVDGMLTADPRVVKGAQLIERIGFNEASELASFGAKVLHPSTISPAVRLGIPVYIYNSRNPTGAGTLITFDAPKRSVSALAGKQGVTVIKVRSPRMLLQHGFLRTLFEVFDRHRTSVDVVATSEVSVSVTIDAATHLDTLVVDLSHLGDVSVERNRGIVAIVGAGLTESSEAMSRALASLKSLRVHMLSLSASGINLTMLVDGDQVGEAMRRLHEEFFTTGAS